Proteins from one Lachnospiraceae bacterium KGMB03038 genomic window:
- a CDS encoding GNAT family N-acetyltransferase — protein sequence MGLRMPGWRSGSRWQKTCLPSVRYILPGRSKKTAERKEDKGEDMEFIKAKMEHIDRMCEIMEEAKEQLRNLGLDQWQKGYPSREVWIQDAEEGCTYLAVEEGKILGIFAFQDTPDPSYRVIDGAWLTDTPYASMHRVCVADESKGKGVAGQMFAYGFELAKKAGFDSVRIDTHPGNLPMQRALAKAGFELCGKIHLAGGCEDGDLRLAYEKRIS from the coding sequence ATGGGTTTGCGTATGCCGGGATGGAGATCCGGTTCCAGGTGGCAGAAGACGTGCTTACCATCTGTCAGGTATATCCTTCCGGGAAGAAGCAAAAAGACGGCGGAGAGGAAAGAAGATAAAGGAGAAGACATGGAATTTATCAAAGCAAAGATGGAACATATTGACCGTATGTGCGAGATCATGGAGGAAGCCAAGGAACAGCTTCGGAATCTGGGGCTGGATCAGTGGCAAAAGGGATACCCTTCCAGAGAAGTCTGGATCCAGGACGCAGAAGAAGGCTGTACCTACCTGGCGGTGGAAGAAGGAAAGATCCTGGGGATCTTTGCGTTCCAGGACACTCCGGATCCTTCCTACCGCGTGATCGACGGAGCGTGGCTGACGGATACGCCTTATGCTTCCATGCACCGGGTATGTGTGGCGGATGAAAGCAAGGGAAAAGGAGTTGCCGGGCAGATGTTTGCCTACGGATTTGAACTGGCAAAGAAAGCGGGGTTTGATTCGGTCAGGATCGATACCCATCCGGGAAATCTGCCTATGCAAAGAGCTCTTGCCAAGGCGGGATTTGAGCTATGCGGAAAGATTCATCTGGCAGGCGGCTGCGAAGATGGAGATCTGAGGCTGGCCTACGAGAAACGCATTTCTTAA
- the tsaA gene encoding tRNA (N6-threonylcarbamoyladenosine(37)-N6)-methyltransferase TrmO translates to MEGTLRLTPVGHIQSEFPAKFGIPRQSGLAKTKARIVLEGECGNPDVVRGLEGYSHIWLLWGFSETEGAGWNPTVRPPKLGGNVRMGVFATRSPFRPNPVGLSCVRLESVKFLEKGIPVLEVEGADLMDGTPVYDIKPYLPYVDCHPEALEGFTAQVKEKRLVIEIPEEIRLQLREQLSEAQEEALRQILALDPRPGYQDDPERIYGFAYAGMEIRFQVAEDVLTICQVYPSGKKQKDGGEERR, encoded by the coding sequence ATGGAAGGAACATTAAGATTGACTCCGGTGGGGCATATCCAATCGGAGTTCCCGGCAAAATTCGGAATCCCCAGACAGAGCGGACTGGCGAAGACCAAAGCCAGGATCGTGCTGGAAGGGGAGTGCGGGAATCCAGACGTGGTGCGGGGGCTGGAAGGATATTCCCATATCTGGCTGCTGTGGGGATTCTCTGAGACAGAAGGCGCCGGCTGGAACCCTACCGTGCGGCCGCCTAAACTGGGAGGAAATGTGCGGATGGGCGTATTTGCCACACGCTCGCCCTTTCGGCCCAATCCAGTGGGATTGTCCTGTGTCCGGCTGGAATCTGTCAAATTCCTGGAAAAAGGGATTCCGGTATTGGAAGTTGAGGGAGCGGATTTGATGGACGGAACGCCTGTCTATGACATTAAGCCTTACCTTCCCTATGTGGACTGCCATCCGGAAGCTTTGGAGGGGTTTACGGCCCAAGTCAAAGAAAAGCGGTTAGTGATAGAGATCCCAGAGGAGATTCGGCTTCAGCTTCGGGAACAGCTCTCAGAAGCGCAGGAAGAAGCTCTGCGGCAGATCTTGGCGCTGGATCCAAGACCGGGATATCAGGACGACCCGGAACGGATCTATGGGTTTGCGTATGCCGGGATGGAGATCCGGTTCCAGGTGGCAGAAGACGTGCTTACCATCTGTCAGGTATATCCTTCCGGGAAGAAGCAAAAAGACGGCGGAGAGGAAAGAAGATAA
- a CDS encoding isopentenyl-diphosphate delta-isomerase has translation MKTGEELRKLLYSIDRKGYPAYKGTKGSYRFGKYALVIDHVQGDPFAAPSRLHVEVAGKTAGFPERLYDTRTKRIALQDHLIRGFAKQIEKYSFQAKGSGKSGLLSVTRCGQEVLERSACAIDEKSGDVTMRFEVGFPANGRTINAGELVRILFDFLPKCVDGALLYRNLDQKKAEQVMELAVDQESIREQLAMLDLVAFVADGAILPRESGVSQRPMKQAVPFAAPASLKVELELPYKGKISGMGVRKGITLIVGGGYHGKSTLLKALEMGVYPHIAGDGREYVVTDPAAVKIRAEDGRSIKHTDISMFINDLPNGRDTTAFSTEDASGSTSQAANVAEAMEAGASAFLIDEDTSATNFMVRDELMQRVIHRDMEPITPFIERMRELYQEYGISTILVAGSSGAYFQPSDTIIQMDRYIPKEITETAKEAAKEYPELELPERQGSLPGYDRCPRKNPGILHKGRIKVKTLGRDGFQLNHETVDLRYVEQLADPEQLTCLGQILRHAEEHVLDGKKTIQEIVEEITEQIVKRGFGAVCEGGTIPGNLALPRKQEIYAAFDRYRGLRL, from the coding sequence ATGAAAACAGGGGAAGAACTTAGAAAATTATTATATAGTATAGATCGGAAAGGATATCCGGCTTATAAAGGGACCAAAGGCAGCTATCGGTTTGGAAAATATGCGCTGGTCATCGACCATGTACAGGGAGATCCTTTCGCGGCGCCTTCCCGGCTGCATGTGGAAGTGGCAGGGAAAACCGCGGGATTCCCGGAGCGTCTTTATGATACGAGAACGAAAAGAATAGCTCTGCAGGATCATTTGATCCGGGGCTTCGCGAAGCAGATCGAGAAATATTCCTTTCAGGCAAAGGGGTCAGGGAAAAGCGGACTTTTGTCAGTGACCCGCTGCGGACAGGAAGTCTTGGAGAGAAGCGCCTGCGCTATAGACGAAAAAAGCGGAGATGTGACAATGAGGTTTGAAGTGGGCTTTCCGGCCAACGGAAGGACGATCAACGCGGGAGAACTGGTCCGCATTTTGTTCGATTTCCTCCCGAAATGTGTAGATGGGGCGCTGCTCTACCGGAATCTGGATCAGAAGAAGGCGGAGCAGGTGATGGAGCTTGCGGTCGATCAAGAGTCTATCCGTGAGCAGCTGGCGATGCTTGATCTGGTGGCTTTTGTGGCGGATGGAGCGATCCTGCCCAGAGAGTCCGGAGTGTCCCAGCGGCCTATGAAGCAGGCAGTGCCTTTTGCGGCGCCGGCCTCTTTGAAGGTGGAATTGGAACTGCCCTATAAAGGGAAGATCTCAGGAATGGGCGTGAGAAAAGGAATCACCTTGATCGTCGGCGGCGGCTATCATGGAAAATCCACGCTTCTGAAAGCGTTAGAGATGGGAGTTTACCCTCATATCGCCGGAGACGGCAGAGAATATGTGGTCACAGATCCGGCGGCGGTGAAGATCCGCGCGGAGGATGGGAGAAGCATTAAACATACGGACATTTCTATGTTTATCAACGATCTTCCAAACGGCCGGGATACAACGGCCTTCTCAACTGAGGACGCCAGCGGAAGCACTTCCCAGGCGGCTAATGTGGCAGAGGCTATGGAGGCGGGAGCTTCCGCGTTTTTGATCGATGAAGATACCAGCGCTACGAATTTCATGGTGCGGGATGAACTGATGCAGAGAGTGATCCATCGGGATATGGAGCCGATCACGCCGTTTATCGAGCGGATGAGGGAATTATATCAGGAGTACGGGATTTCCACCATATTGGTTGCGGGGAGCTCCGGAGCGTATTTCCAGCCTTCTGATACGATCATCCAGATGGATCGGTATATTCCCAAGGAAATCACGGAGACGGCCAAGGAAGCGGCCAAAGAATATCCGGAACTGGAACTGCCGGAAAGACAAGGCTCTCTTCCCGGTTATGACCGCTGCCCCAGGAAGAATCCGGGAATCCTCCATAAAGGCCGGATCAAAGTAAAGACCCTGGGACGCGACGGATTCCAGTTGAATCACGAGACGGTGGACCTTAGATATGTAGAACAGCTTGCGGATCCAGAACAGCTCACCTGCCTGGGACAGATCCTGCGGCACGCGGAAGAGCATGTGTTAGATGGAAAGAAGACGATACAAGAGATTGTGGAAGAAATTACGGAGCAGATTGTGAAACGGGGTTTTGGAGCCGTCTGTGAGGGCGGGACGATCCCCGGGAATCTGGCGCTTCCCAGGAAGCAGGAGATATACGCGGCCTTTGACCGTTACCGCGGGCTGAGGCTGTAG
- a CDS encoding pentapeptide repeat-containing protein — protein sequence MEKLSEEELKSCLEQREKGELLDLRERELEPMDLTGWDLRSVDFSLSSFQNVILNEADFTGSSVENALFDGCPMKEACFQNVNMKTASFRYCDMRKCNIKGADLFGAVLEYADLTGIISDEETKWFRLHCPEKGAFLGYKKCFNNRLVQLLIPADAKRTSATLPSCRCSKAKVLTIKSFDFKEEYDEAWSLVDENFIYRKGEWVEVKDFNEDRWQDSTTGIHFWLTREEAEAY from the coding sequence ATGGAAAAGCTGTCGGAAGAAGAACTGAAAAGTTGTTTGGAACAGCGTGAAAAAGGAGAATTGCTGGATCTGCGGGAACGGGAGCTGGAACCTATGGATCTGACCGGATGGGATCTTCGGTCTGTGGATTTTTCTCTCAGCTCGTTTCAGAATGTGATCTTAAATGAGGCGGATTTTACCGGGAGCAGCGTGGAGAACGCTTTATTTGACGGATGTCCTATGAAGGAGGCCTGCTTCCAGAATGTGAATATGAAGACAGCCTCTTTTCGATACTGTGATATGAGAAAGTGCAATATCAAGGGCGCCGATCTTTTTGGAGCGGTATTGGAGTACGCGGATCTAACCGGAATCATTTCCGATGAGGAGACAAAGTGGTTTCGTCTTCACTGCCCGGAGAAGGGCGCGTTCCTGGGATATAAGAAATGTTTCAACAACCGGTTGGTACAGCTCCTGATCCCGGCGGACGCAAAGAGAACGTCAGCAACGCTGCCATCCTGCCGATGCAGCAAGGCAAAGGTGCTGACGATCAAAAGTTTTGACTTTAAAGAAGAATATGACGAGGCCTGGTCTTTGGTGGATGAGAATTTTATCTACCGGAAGGGAGAGTGGGTCGAGGTAAAAGATTTTAATGAGGACAGATGGCAGGATTCTACCACCGGGATCCATTTCTGGCTGACAAGAGAAGAGGCGGAGGCATATTAG
- the cysK gene encoding cysteine synthase A yields the protein MIYDNVLDAVGNTPLIRLNQMTGPEDAEILVKFEAVNIGGSIKTRTAKNMIEAAEEEGLIHPGTVIVEPTSGNQGIGLALIGAVKGYQTKIIMPDSVSEERRKLVQGYGAEVILVHDDGNIGECIARCMEIASEMAKEDRNVFVPQQFANPANSAAHRDQTGREILKQAGKPIHGFCSGIGTGGTITGIGETLKAANPEIEIWALEPDQAAILSGGKVGTHLQMGIGDGVIPEILNQEIYDHVITVTDEEALETARELARKEGLMCGISSGTNVAGARKLARKLGPGKTVVTVLADTAERYFSTPLFD from the coding sequence ATGATTTATGACAATGTACTGGACGCGGTTGGGAATACTCCGCTGATCCGGCTAAATCAAATGACAGGACCGGAAGACGCGGAAATTTTAGTAAAGTTCGAGGCGGTCAATATCGGAGGCTCTATTAAGACCAGGACAGCCAAGAATATGATCGAGGCGGCGGAAGAAGAAGGATTGATCCATCCAGGGACGGTGATCGTGGAGCCGACCAGCGGCAATCAGGGCATTGGCCTTGCTTTGATCGGGGCGGTGAAGGGATACCAGACGAAGATCATCATGCCGGACTCCGTCAGTGAGGAACGGAGGAAACTAGTACAGGGATATGGGGCAGAAGTGATCTTGGTCCATGACGATGGGAATATTGGGGAATGTATTGCAAGATGTATGGAAATAGCTTCTGAAATGGCAAAGGAAGATAGGAATGTATTTGTCCCGCAGCAGTTCGCCAACCCGGCCAACAGCGCGGCGCATAGAGACCAAACCGGAAGGGAGATCCTAAAGCAGGCAGGAAAGCCGATCCATGGCTTCTGTTCTGGAATCGGAACCGGAGGAACGATCACAGGAATCGGGGAAACGCTGAAGGCGGCAAATCCAGAGATCGAGATCTGGGCTTTGGAGCCGGATCAGGCCGCGATCCTGTCTGGAGGAAAGGTGGGTACTCATCTGCAGATGGGAATTGGAGACGGTGTGATCCCGGAGATCCTAAACCAGGAGATCTACGACCATGTGATCACAGTAACCGATGAAGAGGCGCTGGAGACAGCCCGTGAGCTGGCCCGGAAAGAAGGACTGATGTGCGGTATTTCAAGCGGGACGAATGTGGCCGGCGCAAGGAAACTGGCTCGGAAGCTGGGACCTGGCAAAACGGTTGTAACAGTGCTGGCAGATACTGCGGAGCGGTATTTTTCCACGCCGCTTTTTGACTGA
- the maf gene encoding septum formation protein Maf, whose protein sequence is MDYILASASPRRKELLTQAGFSFQVVPSLVEETVTKTRPSHIVMELSSQKAFDVYHRLSPEVCTVIGADTIVVYRGEILGKPADEREALDMLSLLSGRTHQVYTGVTLIRRDADHPDTLPKVRSFFEKTEVTLYPIHREDLLDYIRTGDSLDKAGAYGIQGPFAIHVKEIRGEYNNVVGLPIGRLYQELRGF, encoded by the coding sequence ATGGATTATATTCTGGCTTCTGCCTCTCCCCGCAGAAAGGAACTTCTTACCCAAGCCGGATTTTCCTTCCAGGTGGTCCCTTCCCTTGTAGAGGAAACTGTCACCAAGACCCGGCCGTCCCATATTGTCATGGAACTTTCGTCTCAGAAAGCCTTCGATGTCTATCACCGTCTCTCTCCGGAGGTCTGTACCGTCATCGGCGCGGATACGATTGTGGTCTACCGCGGTGAGATTTTAGGGAAACCCGCCGATGAAAGAGAAGCGTTAGACATGCTTTCCCTGCTTTCCGGCAGGACCCATCAGGTCTATACCGGCGTCACTTTGATCCGCAGGGACGCAGACCATCCGGACACTCTTCCAAAAGTCCGGTCCTTCTTTGAGAAAACGGAAGTCACTCTGTACCCTATTCATCGGGAAGATCTGCTGGATTACATCCGTACCGGAGATTCCCTGGACAAAGCCGGCGCCTATGGAATCCAAGGACCATTTGCCATCCATGTCAAAGAGATCCGGGGGGAATACAATAACGTGGTCGGCCTTCCTATTGGCCGACTCTATCAGGAATTAAGGGGATTTTAA
- a CDS encoding acetylornithine/succinylornithine family transaminase, producing MRLKDTNLTAAELKDIVRKYMVETYERYDFIAERAEGMYLYDEEGNAYLDFYGGVAVNSPGNRNPRVVQAAKDQMDDIMHTFNYPYTVPQALLAKKVCDTIGMDKIFYQNSGTEANECMIKMARKYGIDHYGPEKYHIITAEKGFHGRTMGAVAATGQPDSAIQQGFGPMVPGFSYARFNDLEDFASKVTEHTIAIMIEPVQGEGGVYPATQEFMEGLRKLCDEKGLLLLLDEVQTGWGRTGTPMAYMGYHVKPDAVSMAKALGGGMPIGACCATEEVAASFTMGTHGSTYGGHAVACAAALASVTEILDKDLSGNARKVGRYLRQELAKLPHVKEVRGKGLLVGCEYDLPIAVEVKHGTLERKALITAIGDRVNRMIPPLIVTKDEVDQLISIMKEAILEAAEKYQDMRLAG from the coding sequence ATGAGATTGAAAGACACAAACCTAACGGCGGCAGAATTGAAAGACATTGTACGCAAGTACATGGTAGAGACCTATGAGAGATACGATTTCATCGCAGAGAGAGCAGAGGGCATGTATCTATATGATGAAGAGGGAAATGCTTATCTGGATTTTTACGGCGGCGTGGCGGTAAATAGTCCCGGCAACCGAAACCCAAGAGTGGTCCAGGCGGCAAAAGACCAGATGGACGATATCATGCATACCTTTAACTATCCTTATACAGTGCCTCAGGCCCTGCTTGCCAAGAAGGTCTGTGATACCATCGGAATGGATAAGATCTTTTATCAGAATTCAGGAACAGAGGCCAACGAATGTATGATCAAAATGGCGAGAAAATATGGCATCGATCACTATGGCCCTGAAAAATATCATATCATTACCGCGGAAAAAGGATTCCATGGACGGACCATGGGGGCGGTAGCGGCAACAGGACAGCCAGACAGTGCGATCCAGCAGGGCTTTGGGCCGATGGTCCCCGGCTTTTCTTACGCAAGATTTAACGACTTAGAGGATTTTGCTTCAAAAGTGACGGAACATACCATTGCGATCATGATCGAACCAGTACAGGGCGAGGGAGGAGTCTATCCGGCGACTCAGGAATTCATGGAAGGGCTGCGGAAACTGTGTGATGAGAAAGGGCTTCTGCTGCTGCTCGATGAAGTACAGACCGGATGGGGGCGGACCGGAACTCCGATGGCTTATATGGGATATCATGTAAAACCAGACGCGGTGTCTATGGCGAAGGCCCTTGGCGGAGGTATGCCCATCGGCGCCTGCTGCGCCACAGAAGAAGTGGCGGCATCCTTTACCATGGGAACCCACGGCTCTACTTACGGAGGCCACGCAGTGGCTTGCGCGGCGGCTCTGGCATCGGTTACAGAGATCCTGGATAAAGACTTGAGCGGAAACGCAAGAAAAGTCGGCCGGTATCTCCGCCAAGAACTGGCCAAACTTCCGCATGTAAAGGAAGTCAGGGGAAAAGGTCTTCTTGTGGGCTGCGAGTATGATCTTCCGATCGCGGTAGAGGTAAAACACGGAACATTGGAACGAAAGGCGCTGATCACCGCCATTGGAGACAGGGTAAATCGGATGATCCCGCCGCTGATCGTAACAAAAGACGAGGTGGATCAGTTGATCTCAATTATGAAGGAGGCAATCTTAGAAGCAGCAGAAAAATACCAGGATATGCGGCTTGCGGGTTAA
- a CDS encoding 30S ribosomal protein S21 yields the protein MSNVIVKENETLDSALRRFKRNCAKAGIQQEIRKREHYEKPSVRRKKKSEAARKRKYN from the coding sequence ATGTCAAATGTAATCGTTAAAGAAAACGAGACGTTAGATAGCGCTTTACGCAGATTCAAAAGAAACTGCGCGAAAGCTGGCATTCAGCAGGAGATTCGCAAAAGAGAACACTATGAAAAGCCAAGCGTAAGACGTAAAAAGAAATCTGAAGCTGCTAGAAAACGTAAATATAACTAA
- the alaS gene encoding alanine--tRNA ligase, with protein MQKYGVNELRRMFLEFFESKGHLAMKSFSLVPHNDKSLLLINSGMAPLKPYFTGQEIPPCKRVATCQKCIRTGDIENVGKTARHGTFFEMLGNFSFGDYFKKESIAWTWEFLTEVVALDPDRLYPSVYLEDDEAWEIWNQDIGIPADRIFRFGKEDNFWEHGSGPCGPCSEVYYDRGPEYGCGKPDCTVGCDCDRYMEIWNNVFTQFDNDGNNNYTELEQKNIDTGMGLERLACVVQGVDSMFDVDTICALRDHVCRLAGVEYGKEEKADVSIRVITDHIRSVTFMISDGILPSNSGRGYVLRRLLRRACRHGRLLGIKGEFLIELAQTVIDGSKDGYPELEEKRDFIFKVITKEEEQFNRTIDQGLSILAGMESKMEENGETILAGEEAFRLYDTYGFPVDLTKEILEEKGFSIDEEGFRKAEQAQKETAKGTFGEHTYSGTDETIYDSIDPSVTSVFVGYDHLTHCSPITVLTTENEIVDALTEGQKGTIFVEETPFYAASGGQEADTGVIRTEEGEFRVEDVVKLLGGKIGHVGVATKGMLKAGDQAELLVDPEKRALSANNHSATHLLHKALRMVLGSHVEQAGSSVNEERLRFDFTHFSALTPEEIQKVEAIVNEQIQKNLAVKVENLPIEEARKTGAAALFGEKYGDIVRVVSMGDFSIEFCGGTHVPNTGVITAFKIISETGVAAGVRRIEALTSKGLMKYYGELEEKLHRAAKLLKTSPDKLEEKLGHLQAENKELKGEVESLKSRLAKDAMGDVTDQITEVKGLPLLAAKIEGVDMNGLRELGDQLKEKLGEGVVVLASAVDGKVSLMAMATDGAVKKGAHAGNLIKAIASLVGGGGGGRPNMAQAGGKNPEGIDQAVASVKEVLEDQLS; from the coding sequence ATGCAGAAATACGGAGTGAATGAATTAAGAAGGATGTTCCTGGAATTCTTTGAGAGTAAGGGACATCTGGCGATGAAAAGTTTTTCCCTGGTGCCCCATAATGATAAAAGCCTTCTTTTGATCAATTCTGGTATGGCGCCTTTAAAACCTTATTTCACAGGGCAGGAGATTCCGCCCTGCAAGCGGGTGGCTACCTGCCAAAAGTGTATCCGTACCGGAGATATTGAAAATGTGGGGAAGACTGCCCGGCATGGGACGTTTTTCGAGATGCTGGGGAATTTTTCTTTTGGAGACTATTTTAAGAAGGAATCCATTGCCTGGACTTGGGAATTCCTGACGGAAGTAGTTGCTCTGGATCCAGATCGTCTGTACCCATCGGTCTATCTGGAAGATGATGAGGCGTGGGAGATCTGGAATCAGGATATCGGTATTCCGGCGGACCGGATTTTCCGTTTTGGCAAGGAGGATAACTTCTGGGAGCATGGAAGCGGTCCTTGCGGCCCCTGCTCGGAAGTATACTACGACCGGGGACCGGAATATGGCTGCGGAAAGCCGGATTGTACCGTGGGATGCGACTGTGACCGCTATATGGAGATCTGGAACAACGTATTTACCCAGTTCGACAATGACGGCAATAATAATTATACAGAACTGGAACAGAAAAATATCGATACTGGGATGGGACTGGAGCGTCTGGCTTGTGTCGTGCAGGGAGTAGATTCCATGTTTGACGTGGATACCATCTGCGCGCTGAGGGATCATGTCTGCCGCCTTGCCGGTGTGGAATACGGGAAAGAGGAGAAGGCGGACGTTTCCATCCGGGTGATCACAGACCATATCCGTTCGGTGACCTTTATGATCTCAGACGGGATCCTTCCGTCCAACAGCGGGAGAGGCTATGTCCTGCGCCGTCTTTTAAGACGGGCCTGCCGCCATGGAAGACTTCTGGGCATAAAAGGGGAATTTCTGATCGAACTGGCCCAGACGGTGATAGATGGTTCCAAAGATGGATATCCGGAACTGGAGGAAAAACGGGACTTTATCTTTAAAGTCATCACAAAGGAAGAAGAGCAGTTTAACAGGACGATCGACCAAGGCCTTTCTATTCTGGCCGGTATGGAAAGTAAGATGGAAGAAAACGGGGAGACCATCCTGGCTGGAGAGGAGGCGTTCCGCCTCTATGATACCTATGGCTTCCCGGTGGATCTGACCAAGGAAATCTTGGAAGAGAAAGGATTTTCCATTGATGAGGAAGGATTCCGGAAAGCAGAGCAGGCCCAGAAGGAGACGGCCAAGGGAACATTCGGCGAACATACCTACAGTGGTACGGATGAGACGATTTATGACTCCATCGATCCTTCCGTGACTTCTGTTTTTGTCGGATATGATCATCTGACGCACTGTTCCCCGATCACAGTCCTGACAACGGAAAACGAGATCGTGGATGCCTTGACCGAAGGCCAGAAAGGAACTATCTTCGTGGAAGAGACGCCGTTCTACGCTGCCAGCGGAGGCCAGGAGGCTGATACAGGCGTGATTCGTACGGAGGAAGGAGAGTTCCGGGTAGAAGACGTGGTCAAACTGCTGGGAGGCAAGATTGGCCATGTGGGAGTCGCAACAAAAGGAATGCTGAAAGCGGGAGATCAGGCAGAGCTTCTGGTAGATCCAGAGAAGCGCGCGCTTTCCGCCAACAACCACAGCGCGACTCATCTGCTCCACAAAGCGCTTCGTATGGTATTGGGCAGTCATGTGGAACAGGCGGGATCTTCTGTCAACGAGGAAAGACTTCGTTTTGACTTTACCCATTTCTCGGCTCTGACGCCGGAAGAGATTCAGAAGGTGGAAGCGATCGTCAATGAACAGATCCAGAAGAATCTGGCGGTCAAAGTGGAGAACCTGCCTATCGAGGAAGCGAGAAAGACCGGGGCGGCTGCCTTATTTGGAGAAAAATATGGCGACATCGTCCGGGTAGTGAGCATGGGAGATTTCTCAATCGAATTCTGCGGAGGCACGCATGTGCCGAATACCGGCGTGATCACCGCGTTTAAGATCATTTCTGAGACAGGCGTGGCAGCAGGCGTCAGGAGAATTGAGGCGCTCACATCCAAAGGGCTGATGAAATATTATGGAGAATTGGAAGAAAAGCTGCATAGGGCGGCGAAGCTTCTGAAGACGTCTCCGGATAAGCTGGAAGAAAAGCTGGGCCACCTTCAGGCGGAGAATAAAGAACTTAAGGGCGAGGTGGAAAGCTTAAAGAGCAGGCTGGCTAAGGATGCCATGGGCGATGTGACCGACCAGATTACAGAAGTCAAGGGACTTCCGCTTCTGGCGGCTAAGATTGAAGGCGTGGATATGAATGGCTTGAGAGAGCTGGGCGATCAGTTGAAGGAAAAGCTGGGCGAAGGAGTGGTCGTGCTGGCTTCCGCCGTAGATGGAAAGGTATCCTTGATGGCCATGGCTACCGATGGAGCCGTTAAGAAAGGAGCCCACGCCGGGAACTTGATCAAGGCGATCGCCTCTTTGGTAGGCGGTGGCGGCGGCGGCCGGCCTAATATGGCCCAAGCAGGGGGCAAGAACCCAGAAGGCATTGACCAGGCGGTTGCCTCGGTGAAAGAAGTTCTGGAGGACCAGCTTTCTTAG